A window of the Dyadobacter pollutisoli genome harbors these coding sequences:
- a CDS encoding DUF3667 domain-containing protein — protein MLHDLQHGLFHFDKGIFYTTKQLLNKPGHTIREYLEGKRIRHLQPFSFVIVLATFYGLLYHYLIFKHSSSWLPKPNDDITRASGKIITWITEHFAFNILIFTLTTTVVSYVVFKKQKYNLAEHFTLNTFSLGLFTVISLFLFPIAYIFDRAATLQYGIIQQAILLVIMCWSYAQFFNNCSRSKIIGLTIVAFVAVSIVNLSIGFFAVWVLRHLTGGL, from the coding sequence GTGTTGCACGACTTGCAACATGGCCTGTTTCACTTTGATAAAGGGATTTTCTATACTACAAAGCAGCTGCTAAACAAGCCCGGTCACACAATCCGAGAATATCTTGAGGGCAAAAGAATAAGGCATTTGCAACCATTTTCATTCGTTATCGTACTTGCCACATTTTATGGTTTGCTATATCACTATCTAATTTTTAAACATTCCAGTTCCTGGCTACCGAAGCCAAACGATGACATCACAAGGGCATCGGGGAAAATTATTACTTGGATCACTGAGCATTTTGCTTTTAACATCCTTATTTTTACCCTGACAACCACCGTGGTCTCGTACGTTGTCTTCAAAAAGCAAAAATATAATCTTGCGGAACACTTTACGTTAAACACTTTTTCGTTAGGATTATTTACAGTTATTAGCCTATTTCTCTTTCCCATTGCTTACATCTTTGACCGTGCCGCAACACTTCAGTATGGCATCATTCAACAAGCAATACTGTTAGTCATCATGTGCTGGTCTTATGCCCAGTTTTTCAACAATTGCTCGCGATCAAAAATCATTGGCCTTACCATAGTAGCCTTTGTTGCTGTTTCCATTGTCAATTTGAGTATTGGCTTTTTTGCAGTATGGGTGCTTAGGCATCTGACTGGTGGATTATAG
- a CDS encoding glycoside hydrolase family 2 TIM barrel-domain containing protein, translated as MNKLIGLVLTFLALLVAVATHGQDSKAVLFDAGWRFQQGHLSGAEQPTYKDTRWRKLDLPHDWSIEDLPGQLPDSIVGPFHKGAISGRDGGFLVGGTAWYRKHFKLDKASANGKVFIQFDGVYMNADVWINGHHLGNHPNGYTTFQYELTPYLHPSGSDNVIAVEVKNEGLNSRWYSGSGIYRHVWLTTLNPLHIDRWSTFITTPSVSDQLATVSLEATIQNPSKGTFTVVTELYSPSGKLAGTAQQTVRASGPDNIPVSESISISNPAVWSVEKPQLYRARMQIRQGGKLMDETSTPFGIRTIHIDAQTGFSLNGRPIKLKGGCIHHDNGPLGAAAIDRAEERKIELLKKQGYNAVRTSHNPPSPALLEACDRLGMLVINEAFDMWVQPKTPQDYHLYFKEWWLKDLESMVLRDRNHPSIIMWSIGNEIPEAADTSGYDLSKQLANAVRRLDATRPVTIATPLFITLGKKGKTWDDTAPSFANVDVAGYNYAYLKYESDHKKFPDRVMYASEYFPTKGIDNWLKVEALPYVIGTFSWTSMDYLGEAGLGAPRLVKPKPKDGTGSTLFGDPNLFLKPSWPIFNAYTGELDLIGHKKVNAYYLDVVWKKSAVEVLVHRPIPDGYNEANFYYNFPDQLKSWSFPGQEGKKMPVFVYSRAQRVTLELNGQVVGEQSLSPNSITAVFEVPYQPGILLAKSYTDGQQTGVDTLRTVRKPVAIRLTADRPTIHAKPGDLAYVNVDIVDEAGNVVPYVDDLLIHYKVEGKGKLAGAANGNPADASSFQQPQKRVFQGRGLVIIQPADTAGTITLTAHADGLPASSIVITTR; from the coding sequence ATGAACAAATTAATTGGTTTGGTACTCACTTTTTTAGCTCTGCTCGTTGCAGTTGCGACCCATGGGCAGGATTCCAAAGCTGTGCTGTTTGACGCCGGTTGGCGCTTTCAACAGGGTCATCTGTCCGGAGCAGAGCAGCCGACGTATAAGGATACTCGTTGGAGAAAGCTTGATCTGCCTCATGACTGGAGCATTGAAGACCTGCCCGGTCAGCTTCCCGACAGTATCGTAGGCCCTTTTCATAAAGGAGCCATATCGGGACGTGATGGGGGCTTTTTAGTGGGGGGTACGGCTTGGTATCGTAAGCATTTTAAGCTGGATAAGGCGTCAGCCAACGGTAAAGTCTTTATTCAATTTGATGGAGTGTATATGAATGCCGATGTGTGGATTAACGGGCATCATCTGGGCAATCATCCTAACGGGTACACAACGTTTCAATATGAACTAACCCCCTACCTGCACCCCTCGGGCAGCGATAATGTCATCGCCGTTGAAGTAAAAAATGAAGGGCTCAACAGCCGGTGGTATTCTGGGTCGGGCATTTACCGGCATGTCTGGTTAACCACGCTCAACCCGTTGCATATTGACCGGTGGAGTACTTTTATTACCACGCCATCGGTTTCTGATCAGCTAGCCACGGTCTCTCTGGAAGCCACCATCCAGAATCCGTCAAAAGGAACCTTTACTGTCGTAACCGAACTCTATTCCCCTTCTGGGAAACTTGCCGGAACCGCTCAGCAAACCGTGAGGGCATCTGGGCCGGACAATATCCCCGTTTCTGAAAGTATTTCGATTAGCAATCCGGCGGTTTGGTCGGTGGAGAAACCCCAATTATACCGTGCCAGGATGCAAATCCGACAAGGGGGTAAACTCATGGATGAGACGAGCACGCCTTTTGGCATCCGCACCATTCACATAGATGCGCAAACCGGTTTTAGCTTAAATGGCCGGCCAATTAAACTAAAGGGCGGATGCATTCACCATGATAACGGACCGCTTGGGGCAGCCGCTATCGACCGGGCGGAGGAACGTAAAATCGAATTGCTCAAGAAGCAGGGATACAACGCCGTGCGCACGAGCCACAACCCACCCTCACCTGCGCTTCTGGAGGCCTGCGACCGGCTAGGTATGCTGGTGATCAATGAAGCCTTTGATATGTGGGTCCAACCCAAAACACCCCAGGACTATCATCTCTATTTTAAAGAGTGGTGGTTAAAAGACCTTGAGTCCATGGTGCTTCGCGACCGCAATCATCCATCCATTATTATGTGGAGCATCGGTAATGAAATACCCGAAGCCGCAGATACATCGGGCTATGATCTCAGCAAACAGCTTGCCAATGCGGTGCGTCGCCTGGATGCCACGCGCCCGGTGACAATAGCGACCCCACTTTTTATCACGCTTGGCAAAAAGGGGAAAACATGGGATGATACCGCCCCCTCGTTTGCGAATGTCGACGTGGCCGGCTACAACTATGCGTATTTGAAATATGAATCGGATCACAAGAAATTTCCGGATCGGGTGATGTATGCTTCGGAATACTTTCCCACAAAAGGCATCGATAACTGGTTAAAAGTGGAAGCGCTGCCTTACGTGATCGGCACGTTCAGTTGGACGTCCATGGATTATCTTGGAGAAGCGGGCCTTGGGGCACCAAGATTAGTTAAACCCAAACCCAAAGATGGTACGGGAAGTACATTATTTGGCGATCCTAATCTGTTTCTGAAGCCTTCCTGGCCCATTTTCAACGCCTACACGGGTGAACTGGACCTGATTGGCCATAAAAAGGTGAACGCGTATTATTTAGATGTTGTCTGGAAAAAAAGTGCGGTTGAAGTACTGGTTCACCGGCCCATTCCGGACGGGTACAACGAAGCAAACTTCTATTATAACTTTCCAGACCAGCTAAAAAGCTGGAGCTTTCCCGGGCAGGAAGGCAAAAAGATGCCCGTCTTCGTCTATTCAAGAGCCCAAAGAGTAACCCTTGAACTGAACGGGCAGGTAGTTGGTGAACAAAGCCTATCCCCCAATTCCATCACCGCCGTCTTTGAGGTGCCCTATCAACCCGGAATACTACTGGCCAAAAGTTACACGGACGGTCAGCAAACAGGCGTTGATACACTTCGAACGGTCAGAAAACCGGTTGCCATTCGGTTAACTGCGGACCGACCTACCATTCACGCGAAACCGGGTGATTTGGCCTATGTCAATGTCGACATCGTCGATGAAGCGGGGAACGTAGTACCGTATGTGGACGATTTGCTCATTCACTATAAGGTTGAGGGAAAAGGCAAGCTAGCCGGGGCCGCTAATGGCAATCCGGCCGATGCATCCAGTTTTCAGCAGCCCCAGAAGAGGGTTTTTCAGGGCCGGGGCCTAGTGATTATTCAACCCGCCGACACCGCCGGGACAATTACTTTAACCGCTCATGCCGATGGGCTACCCGCATCATCCATCGTTATCACAACCCGGTAG
- a CDS encoding NUDIX hydrolase, which yields MNSREELDDFLKNGHKQYLSHVSIDSVIFGYHDQQLKILLLRWKGLNGWGLPGGFIQRREPLSQAALRILRERTGLDNIFLQQFHVFGDSPYRLRERSVEEIADVFEVEVDSGHWFFERTLSIAYFALVDYARVSVTTDFFTEAYQWCDVKEIPQLLFDQNEVVEKALATLRLQMYHQPIGYNLLPEKFTLPEIHSLYETILGKKLDPWNFGKKLVNLGLIKRLSERRSIGAHRSPYLYQFEKEVYEHALTQGIIHTY from the coding sequence ATGAACTCCCGAGAAGAACTTGATGACTTCCTAAAGAATGGTCATAAACAGTACCTGTCACATGTAAGCATTGATTCAGTGATCTTTGGCTACCACGATCAACAACTCAAAATTTTACTTCTTCGCTGGAAAGGGCTTAATGGTTGGGGGTTGCCAGGCGGGTTTATCCAGCGACGAGAACCCTTAAGTCAGGCTGCCCTTCGTATCTTAAGGGAGCGAACCGGTCTGGACAATATCTTTCTTCAACAGTTTCATGTGTTTGGCGATTCGCCTTACCGACTCCGGGAGCGGAGTGTGGAGGAGATTGCGGATGTCTTTGAAGTGGAGGTAGACAGCGGGCACTGGTTTTTCGAGAGGACCTTGTCCATAGCTTATTTTGCCCTGGTCGATTACGCCCGGGTTTCGGTCACCACCGACTTTTTTACCGAAGCCTATCAGTGGTGTGATGTTAAGGAAATCCCACAACTTTTATTCGACCAGAACGAAGTAGTGGAAAAGGCCTTAGCTACCCTTCGCCTCCAGATGTATCACCAGCCGATTGGGTATAACCTATTACCTGAGAAATTTACCCTACCTGAAATCCACTCGCTGTATGAGACCATTTTAGGCAAAAAGCTGGACCCGTGGAATTTTGGCAAAAAGTTGGTGAATCTGGGACTGATTAAACGATTGTCGGAGCGGCGATCGATTGGTGCGCATCGATCGCCCTATCTGTATCAGTTTGAGAAGGAAGTTTATGAGCATGCCTTAACTCAGGGAATTATCCATACGTATTAA
- a CDS encoding ester cyclase: MTTDTNNRTMQRFVTFINSASESLAIELISPDAIFYVPGQPDPMQGPAGYLSIIAMMRSGFPDILWTLEDMVSDGDKIAARFTMRGTHQGTFFGVPATGKSIQAQAINFYHLSDGRFVKEYGQPDMLAIMAQIGAAPSS; the protein is encoded by the coding sequence ATGACAACAGACACAAACAACCGCACCATGCAGCGTTTTGTTACATTCATTAATTCTGCCAGCGAATCACTGGCCATAGAACTCATTTCCCCTGATGCAATATTTTATGTACCGGGCCAACCCGATCCTATGCAAGGCCCTGCCGGGTACCTTTCAATCATTGCCATGATGCGAAGCGGTTTTCCCGACATCCTGTGGACATTGGAGGATATGGTTTCTGATGGTGATAAAATTGCTGCCCGCTTCACGATGCGCGGTACACATCAGGGCACCTTTTTTGGTGTACCTGCAACAGGAAAATCTATCCAGGCGCAGGCAATTAATTTTTATCATCTTTCTGATGGCCGGTTTGTCAAGGAATATGGCCAGCCCGATATGCTTGCTATTATGGCCCAGATTGGAGCGGCACCTTCAAGTTAA
- a CDS encoding ABC transporter permease, whose translation MNIRENVDEGLRSIQSNLLRTVLTAMIIAIGITSLVGILTAIEGIQNSVNASFADLGANTFTVKNREYDDWRNDGRKNKQYPPVNYRQALTFANKFKADYNATASLSAGIGGAVQVNYFSKKTNPNSSVIGSDEQYLGINGYKIALGRNLDRNDMENSLNVAVLGQEIARKLFERIDPINKEITFMGSKYKVVGVLQKKGSLGGNNDSDRIILIPLENGRGLAANRALTYNITASAPNIADGDMIVEEARGIMRRIRNDELGKEDSFTIDRADEIAKDFANVTGYLRIGGFGIGIITLLGASIALMNIMLVSVTERTREIGIRKSLGATPKVIRFQFLIEAIVVCIIGGVGGLFLGIIIGNVISNSISSGSSFVIPWLWMAMGIAVCVFVGVLSGIYPAIKASRLDPIEALRYE comes from the coding sequence ATGAATATTCGTGAAAATGTTGACGAAGGCCTGCGATCCATTCAGAGTAATCTGCTCAGGACGGTGCTTACAGCCATGATTATCGCCATCGGGATCACCTCACTGGTAGGGATCCTTACCGCCATCGAAGGCATTCAAAACTCAGTAAATGCAAGCTTTGCCGACCTTGGAGCTAATACATTTACCGTCAAAAACCGCGAGTACGACGACTGGCGTAACGACGGCCGGAAAAACAAACAATACCCGCCCGTCAACTACCGTCAGGCGCTGACATTTGCAAACAAATTCAAGGCTGATTACAATGCAACAGCTTCTCTTTCAGCGGGAATAGGCGGCGCTGTTCAGGTCAATTATTTTTCAAAAAAGACCAATCCCAACAGTAGTGTCATCGGTTCCGACGAACAATACCTGGGGATCAACGGATATAAAATTGCCCTCGGCCGTAACCTGGACCGCAATGACATGGAAAACTCTTTGAATGTCGCTGTTCTGGGTCAGGAAATCGCCCGTAAGCTTTTTGAGCGGATTGACCCGATCAACAAGGAAATCACCTTCATGGGCAGCAAATATAAAGTCGTTGGTGTGCTGCAAAAGAAAGGTTCGCTAGGCGGAAACAACGATTCCGACCGGATCATCCTAATTCCGTTGGAAAACGGCCGTGGGCTGGCTGCGAACCGTGCATTGACCTACAACATTACCGCATCAGCTCCCAACATTGCCGATGGCGACATGATCGTGGAAGAAGCCAGGGGTATCATGCGCCGGATCAGAAATGATGAACTGGGCAAGGAAGACTCATTTACGATAGACCGTGCCGATGAGATCGCCAAAGACTTCGCCAATGTGACCGGCTACCTGCGTATTGGCGGTTTTGGAATTGGTATCATTACATTATTGGGCGCATCCATTGCATTGATGAACATTATGCTGGTATCCGTTACGGAGCGTACCCGCGAGATCGGTATCCGCAAGTCGTTGGGTGCAACACCGAAAGTGATCCGTTTTCAGTTTTTGATCGAAGCGATTGTAGTGTGTATTATCGGCGGTGTCGGAGGGCTGTTCCTTGGCATTATTATCGGGAATGTTATTTCCAATTCCATCAGTTCAGGCAGCTCGTTCGTGATCCCGTGGCTGTGGATGGCGATGGGTATTGCGGTATGCGTGTTTGTGGGAGTACTTTCCGGTATTTATCCTGCCATCAAAGCTTCTCGGCTAGACCCTATCGAGGCATTGCGCTATGAATAA
- a CDS encoding asparagine synthetase B: MKRERIKPVTRLFIPLIIFFAVSLNGMANRLLIPMDESQKNHLKAYGISFWILKTYEMEMDWLLNYRGGSFMVAYNQQFASEMTVRGVSFEVISEGQAGQILSQINAPDVNMDAVKLQKAPKIAVYSPKSKLPWDDAVTLVLTYAEIPYDVIYDEEVLNSKLPEYDWLHLHHEDFTGQFGKFFQYKDYPWYREQKREAEETANKFQFANVPQMKLAVAKKISEFVSGGGYMFAMCNATDTFDIALAADGLDIVESMYDGTPADPTANGKLNYDNTFAFTGFKTLPYPYEIEFSDIDNQPDERGMTEANDFFSLFQFSAKWDPVPSMLTQNHKTMIKGFLGQTTAFKNRLIKPEVIILAENKSAKEARYIHSTHGKGFFTFYGGHDPEDYQHRVGEEPTDLNLHPNSAGYRLILNNILFPAAKKKKLKT, translated from the coding sequence ATGAAACGTGAAAGAATCAAACCAGTGACACGGCTGTTTATCCCGCTTATCATTTTTTTTGCTGTATCCCTGAATGGTATGGCCAACAGGCTTCTTATACCCATGGATGAGAGCCAAAAAAACCATTTGAAAGCGTACGGCATCTCATTCTGGATATTGAAAACCTATGAAATGGAAATGGATTGGTTACTCAATTACCGCGGCGGAAGTTTTATGGTAGCTTATAATCAGCAGTTTGCGTCTGAAATGACGGTGCGTGGGGTAAGTTTTGAAGTAATATCGGAGGGACAGGCAGGACAGATACTAAGCCAGATCAATGCGCCGGATGTGAATATGGATGCTGTGAAACTGCAAAAAGCGCCTAAAATCGCCGTTTATTCACCCAAATCGAAATTACCGTGGGATGACGCCGTAACATTGGTGCTCACTTACGCCGAGATTCCCTACGATGTAATTTACGATGAAGAGGTGCTTAATAGCAAGTTGCCGGAGTACGACTGGCTGCATTTGCATCATGAAGACTTTACGGGTCAGTTTGGTAAGTTTTTTCAATATAAAGACTATCCATGGTACCGGGAGCAGAAACGTGAGGCGGAGGAAACCGCGAACAAATTCCAGTTTGCCAATGTCCCCCAAATGAAGCTTGCGGTCGCAAAAAAAATCTCTGAATTCGTGAGCGGCGGAGGATATATGTTTGCCATGTGCAATGCAACCGACACATTCGACATTGCACTGGCTGCGGACGGGCTGGATATTGTGGAGTCGATGTACGACGGGACGCCTGCCGATCCTACTGCGAATGGCAAGCTTAATTACGACAACACATTTGCTTTTACCGGTTTTAAAACGCTTCCCTATCCCTACGAAATTGAGTTTTCCGATATTGATAATCAGCCCGATGAACGCGGGATGACAGAAGCCAACGACTTTTTTTCATTGTTTCAGTTTTCTGCCAAATGGGACCCTGTTCCAAGTATGCTGACCCAAAATCACAAAACAATGATCAAAGGCTTTCTGGGGCAAACCACCGCATTCAAAAACCGACTGATCAAGCCGGAAGTGATTATTCTTGCCGAAAACAAGTCTGCAAAAGAAGCGCGTTACATTCATAGTACACACGGAAAAGGCTTTTTTACGTTTTATGGAGGTCACGACCCGGAGGATTACCAGCATAGGGTAGGTGAGGAGCCTACCGACCTGAACCTGCATCCCAATTCGGCCGGATATCGTCTCATTCTCAATAATATCCTGTTTCCTGCGGCTAAAAAGAAAAAGCTTAAAACTTAG
- a CDS encoding efflux RND transporter periplasmic adaptor subunit, giving the protein MDREVAPDYIKSTRNRRWIIITVVVVGVVAALYVFRRSLGSTLESSRIRTATVEIGDVENTLTATGEIIPAYEQIFTSPIRASIKRILLTPGTRVQPGQPIVELDKSLTQIEAERYQDQLDLKLNSIEQLRMRLNKDLYDAEINDRIKSLNINKLKADFEDAKRLQKVGGGTVEDITRAENALKIAELEKKQLENDLKYNRESMSASLKETELGAQIEGKNLKELQHKLKMADIVADRKGVLTWVNENIGSSVNEGEMLAKVADLGSFRVEGSCSDVYADQVKTGLSVIVKMNEVLLRGAITQVKPAVKDGVISFVIQLDNARNESLRPNMKVEVYVVTNKSSRTLRVANGPAFTGKRKQFIYVLRNKIAYRREVETGLSNFDFIEIKSGLKTGEKVIVTDMNGYEHLEEISIQ; this is encoded by the coding sequence ATGGATCGCGAAGTCGCGCCGGATTACATTAAAAGCACCAGAAACAGACGCTGGATCATTATAACTGTGGTGGTTGTAGGGGTGGTTGCAGCGCTGTACGTTTTCAGGAGGTCGCTGGGCAGTACGCTGGAAAGTTCAAGAATCCGAACAGCCACCGTCGAGATCGGTGATGTTGAAAACACATTGACAGCCACCGGGGAGATTATCCCGGCGTACGAACAGATCTTTACCAGCCCGATCCGGGCAAGCATTAAAAGGATTTTGCTAACACCCGGAACGAGGGTGCAGCCCGGCCAGCCCATCGTGGAGCTTGACAAATCGCTGACCCAGATTGAAGCCGAGCGTTATCAGGACCAGCTTGACCTGAAACTGAACAGCATTGAACAGCTGAGAATGCGGCTTAACAAAGATTTGTATGATGCAGAAATTAACGACAGGATTAAGTCCCTCAACATCAATAAACTGAAAGCGGATTTTGAAGATGCAAAACGTCTTCAGAAAGTCGGGGGAGGAACGGTGGAGGACATTACCCGTGCCGAAAATGCATTGAAAATCGCTGAGCTGGAAAAAAAGCAGCTTGAAAATGATCTGAAATACAACCGGGAATCAATGAGTGCCAGTTTGAAAGAAACGGAACTGGGCGCACAAATCGAAGGCAAGAATCTTAAAGAATTACAGCATAAGCTCAAAATGGCCGATATCGTTGCTGATAGAAAGGGTGTACTGACCTGGGTGAACGAAAATATAGGATCGTCGGTGAATGAGGGAGAAATGCTGGCGAAGGTGGCGGATCTGGGAAGTTTCCGTGTTGAAGGTAGCTGCTCGGACGTATATGCCGATCAGGTCAAAACAGGGCTTTCGGTGATCGTAAAAATGAATGAAGTGTTGCTACGCGGGGCAATTACCCAGGTAAAGCCTGCAGTGAAGGATGGTGTCATCAGTTTTGTCATTCAACTGGATAATGCCAGAAATGAGTCTCTGCGGCCTAATATGAAGGTAGAGGTGTATGTGGTGACTAACAAAAGCTCGCGTACCCTGCGTGTGGCGAATGGGCCTGCATTCACAGGAAAACGAAAACAGTTCATTTATGTTCTGCGAAACAAGATTGCTTACCGCCGCGAAGTTGAAACGGGCCTTTCCAATTTTGATTTTATCGAAATCAAGAGCGGGTTAAAAACCGGGGAGAAGGTAATTGTGACGGATATGAATGGTTATGAGCATCTGGAAGAGATTTCAATCCAATAA
- a CDS encoding TolC family protein, with protein sequence MTMMRYFSTLLFIWIASLNVSAQIRTLALREVVDLAKEQSIASKQAVTQKKTNFWQYRSFLADYKPQLSLNGTVPGFTRSYIEVVQPDGSISFQPVSYNNSLLSLSLSQSIALTGGTISVQQQIQRFDDFARNNTRYNGIPFEIGLKQPLFRFNALKWDRKIQPLKYQEGNQQYLQSLEQVALDATGYYFELLVAQVNLQIAEKNRSNNDTLYKIAGHKLELGKISQNDLLQLQMGLLTAQKDLASAQQAAAVASLKLKLYMGTRDERELELEIPMETREFAVDTQIALDEAFANRSAAVGFRRKLLEAERDVQFAKKENGLNASLIATFGLSNQGSRPGDIYISPQDREFVELQLNLPIMTWGRNKARTEVARANQEFAQQSVEQDKLTFEQEIFTQVTLLQMLQKQIKLTKLADNIAAERYQIAKERFILSDLSVTDLGIATQEKDIARRDYILALRDYWQSYYSIRLLTLYDFEKNEKISY encoded by the coding sequence ATGACGATGATGAGATACTTTTCCACCCTGCTTTTTATATGGATCGCGAGCCTGAATGTCTCCGCGCAGATACGCACACTGGCGCTACGCGAGGTGGTTGACCTTGCCAAAGAGCAATCGATCGCTTCGAAACAGGCCGTAACTCAAAAGAAGACGAATTTCTGGCAGTACCGGTCATTTCTGGCCGATTATAAGCCGCAATTAAGTCTGAATGGTACGGTGCCGGGTTTTACGAGGTCCTACATTGAAGTCGTTCAGCCGGATGGGTCCATTTCTTTTCAGCCGGTTTCATACAATAATTCGTTGCTCAGCCTGTCACTGAGCCAGAGCATTGCGCTCACAGGCGGCACCATTTCTGTGCAGCAACAAATTCAGCGATTTGACGATTTTGCCAGAAATAACACGCGCTACAATGGTATCCCTTTTGAAATAGGCCTCAAACAGCCACTGTTCAGGTTTAATGCTTTGAAGTGGGACCGTAAGATCCAGCCGTTGAAATACCAGGAGGGTAATCAGCAATATCTGCAATCTCTGGAACAGGTAGCGTTGGACGCCACAGGATATTATTTTGAACTGCTGGTAGCGCAGGTCAATTTACAGATTGCGGAGAAGAACCGGAGCAACAATGACACACTTTACAAGATCGCGGGGCACAAACTGGAATTGGGGAAAATCTCGCAAAATGATCTTCTGCAACTTCAAATGGGCTTATTAACCGCTCAAAAAGACCTTGCTTCTGCGCAACAGGCTGCGGCTGTGGCTTCGCTGAAATTGAAATTATACATGGGTACCAGAGACGAAAGGGAGCTGGAACTCGAAATTCCAATGGAGACCAGAGAGTTTGCTGTCGACACTCAAATAGCTTTGGATGAGGCTTTTGCAAATCGTTCCGCAGCAGTTGGTTTTCGCAGAAAGCTGCTTGAAGCTGAGCGGGATGTACAGTTTGCAAAAAAAGAAAACGGATTGAACGCATCTTTGATTGCGACTTTTGGATTATCGAACCAGGGTTCACGGCCAGGCGATATTTACATTAGTCCGCAAGACCGCGAATTTGTAGAGTTGCAGCTGAATTTGCCAATCATGACCTGGGGACGCAACAAGGCCAGGACGGAGGTCGCCAGGGCTAATCAAGAGTTTGCGCAACAGTCGGTGGAGCAGGACAAGCTTACTTTTGAGCAGGAGATCTTCACACAGGTAACTCTTTTACAAATGTTGCAGAAGCAGATTAAACTGACGAAACTGGCCGATAATATCGCCGCCGAAAGGTATCAGATCGCCAAAGAAAGGTTTATCCTGAGTGACCTGAGCGTGACCGATCTGGGCATTGCGACGCAGGAAAAGGACATTGCCCGCCGCGATTATATACTGGCATTGCGAGACTACTGGCAGTCTTATTACAGCATCAGGCTCCTGACATTATACGACTTTGAAAAAAATGAAAAGATAAGTTATTAA
- a CDS encoding ABC transporter ATP-binding protein — protein sequence MIKLQNVEKVYRTSSIETLALNNINLDVKKGEFVSIMGPSGCGKSTLLNIIGLLDEPSKGHIEIDGSKVEKYGDKELAHLRNQKLGFIFQSFHLINDLSVIDNVEIPLLYRSTSSKERRELAQEALEKVGLSNRMKHFPKQLSGGQKQRVAIARAIVGKPEIILADEPTGNLDSAMGNEILSILEKLNADGATIVMVTHDDAMAKRTHRLIRLFDGTQVL from the coding sequence ATGATCAAATTACAAAACGTAGAAAAAGTTTACCGGACGAGCTCGATTGAAACGCTTGCACTCAACAACATTAACCTGGACGTCAAAAAAGGCGAGTTCGTGTCCATTATGGGGCCTTCCGGTTGCGGCAAAAGCACATTGCTGAACATTATAGGGCTTCTCGATGAGCCTTCCAAAGGTCATATTGAGATCGATGGCAGCAAGGTTGAGAAATACGGCGACAAGGAGCTCGCACATTTACGAAACCAGAAACTAGGCTTCATTTTTCAGAGCTTCCATTTGATCAATGACCTGTCGGTGATCGATAATGTGGAAATTCCACTTTTGTATCGTAGCACTTCGTCGAAAGAGCGTAGGGAGCTTGCGCAGGAAGCATTGGAAAAAGTGGGATTGAGCAACCGTATGAAGCATTTTCCGAAACAATTGTCGGGCGGGCAAAAGCAGCGTGTGGCCATTGCGAGGGCAATTGTAGGAAAGCCGGAGATCATTTTGGCCGATGAACCTACCGGTAACCTGGACAGTGCGATGGGGAACGAGATCCTGAGTATTTTGGAGAAACTGAATGCAGATGGCGCTACCATCGTGATGGTGACCCACGATGACGCGATGGCCAAACGTACCCACAGGCTGATCAGGCTGTTTGATGGGACGCAGGTGTTATAA